From Brassica oleracea var. oleracea cultivar TO1000 chromosome C3, BOL, whole genome shotgun sequence, a single genomic window includes:
- the LOC106331956 gene encoding uncharacterized protein LOC106331956: MGQQLRRAVGKVKEVERFPSSTSRVAVDRRSFPKEELTAAKSPSTAAVDGVSDEEAQRTTSDDNVLEERDPKYDTMLSQMVGRIKSKPGGKAEMGEASVVESSKRPLPKLRNTTPESTRYEEKPVPQGTLNVAQVRHIMLLYQGKAQDHSGPMSVDEIAKNYRIDVSQVKKITQFLSLPPEVTDKQKKRYE, translated from the exons ATGGGTCAGCAACTGCGTCGAGCCGTTGGGAAAGTCAAAGAAGTTGAGAGATTCCCATCTTCTACATCTAGGGTCGCCGTCGATCGGAGATCGTTTCCGAAGGAAGAGCTCACCGCCGCGAAATCACCGTCTACCGCCGCCGTTGACGGTGTTTCTG ATGAAGAAGCTCAAAGAACAACGAGTGATGATAATGTTCTAGAAGAACGAGACCCAAAGTACGATACAATGTTAAGTCAAATGGTGGGGAGGATAAAGTCTAAACCAGGAGGCAAGGCTGAGATGGGAGAG GCATCAGTAGTGGAAAGTTCCAAGCGGCCACTTCCAAAGCTCCGGAACACAACTCCTGAATCAACAAGGTATGAGGAAAAACCGGTGCCTCAAGGAACGTTGAACGTGGCGCAAGTGAGACACATCATGCTTCTCTATCAGGGGAAAGCTCAGGATCATAGCGGTCCGATGAGTGTGGATGAGATAGCTAAAAACTACAGGATTGACGTCTCTCAGGTCAAGAAAATCACACAGTTCCTGTCTTTGCCTCCGGAGGTTACTGATAAGCAGAAGAAACGATATGAATAA
- the LOC106332843 gene encoding monothiol glutaredoxin-S10 yields the protein MDVVATLASQRAVVIFSKSTCCMSHAIKRLFYEQGVSPAIVEIDQNMYGKDIEWALARLGCSPTVPAVFVGGKFVGTANTVMTLHLNGSLKRLLKEAGALWL from the coding sequence ATGGATGTGGTAGCAACATTGGCGTCACAAAGAGCAGTGGTGATATTCAGCAAGAGTACTTGTTGTATGTCTCATGCAATCAAACGTCTGTTTTACGAGCAAGGAGTGAGCCCAGCAATTGTAGAGATCGATCAGAACATGTACGGTAAAGATATCGAGTGGGCCTTGGCTCGTTTAGGTTGCAGCCCTACTGTTCCGGCAGTTTTTGTCGGAGGGAAATTTGTAGGAACGGCCAATACCGTCATGACTCTTCATCTCAATGGGTCATTGAAAAGGTTGCTCAAAGAAGCTGGTGCTTTGTGGCTATAG